DNA sequence from the Nevskiales bacterium genome:
GCTCGACGCCGACATCTACGGCCCCAGCCAGCCGCGCATGCTGGGCGCGGAAAAGGCGCAGCTCGAATCGCCGGACGGCAAGCGGCCGCACCCGGTCCGGGCCCACGGCCTGCAGACCATGTCGATCGGTTACCTGGTCGCGGAAGACACGGCCATGATCTGGCGCGGGCCGATGGCGACCCAGGCGCTGCACCAGCTGCTCAATGACACGCTCTGGGACAGGCTGGACGTGCTGGTGGTGGACCTGCCGCCGGGCACCGGCGACATCCACCTCAGCCTGGTGCAGAAGATCCCGTTGTCCGGCGCGGTGATCGTGACCACGCCGCAGGACATCGCGCTGCTCGATGCGCGCAAGGGTCTGCGCATGTTCCAGAAGGTCAGCGTGCCGGTGCTGGGCGTGATCGAAAACATGAGCACGCACGTGTGTTCGAAGTGCGGCCACGAAGAACCCATTTTCGGCCAGGGCGGCGGCGCGAACCTGGCGGCGGAGGAAGGCATCGAACTGCTCGGTCAGATCCCGCTCGACATGCGTATCCGCGAGCAGGCCGACGGCGGCCGGCCGACGGTCGTCGCCGAGCCGGACTCGGATGTCGCGCGGCGCTACCGCGAGATCGCGCGCCGGTTGTGGGCGAAGCTGTCGCAGGGTGGCACCGCGCCGCCCTTTCCGAAAATCACCCTCGAGGACGACTGAAGCGATGAGTATCAAATCCGACCAGTGGATCCGGCGCATGGCCGCGCAGGGCATGATCGAGCCCTACGAGCCCGGCCAGGTGCGCGAGAACGGCGCCGGCAAGATCGTCAGCTACGGCGTATCCAGCTACGGCTACGACGTGCGCTGCGCGGACGAGTTCAAGATCTTCACCAACATCAATTCCACCATCGTCGATCCCAAGGCCTTCGACGCCAAGAGCTTCGTGGACTTCAAGGGCGACTGCTGCGTGATTCCGCCCAATTCCTTCGCCCTGGCGCGCACGGTGGAGTACTTCCGCATCCCGCGCAACGTGCTGGTGATCTGCCTGGGCAAGAGCACCTACGCGCGCTGCGGCATCATCGTCAACGTCACGCCGCTGGAGCCGGAGTGGGAAGGGCATGTCACGCTGGAGTTTTCCAACACCACGCCATTGCCGGCCAAGATCTACGCCAACGAAGGCGTGGCGCAGATGCTGTTTCTGGAATCGGACGAGGTCTGCGAGACCTCGTACAAGGATCGCGGCGGCAAGTATCAGGGCCAGAAGGGCGTGACACTGCCAAAAACGTAACTCGTGAAGCGAGTTACGTCCCGGCGAAGCCCGCTCCTGCGCGGCCGTAATCGGCGTATCAATCCACGGGGCTGTCAGGCAGCGTCTCGATCTTCAGCCGCATCACCGCACCCTTGCCGCGCTGGCGCTCCACGCGCACCGGCAGATAATCCAGCGACGGCGCCAGCCACAGCCGCAGCTGTTTCCTGCTGTCGTCGGTCCGGTCCAGGCGGATGGCCTCCAGCCGTCCGAGCGGCGTGTCCAGTGCCTCCCGCCCGGTGACGCGGAAACTGTAATCCTTCTCCTTGTCCTCCTCGACCACCACCAGGCTGATCGGGCGCGTGGGCAAGCTGCCGCCGGCGTCGCTGAGCTGTTTGCGCAGCGCGATCTGCAGCGACAGCGGATCCACCCCGTCCGCCAGCAGCTTGCGGCTCGCGCCGTCATCGCTGCGCACGACGCGGTTCACCCAGTCGAAGTTCAGCACGTAGTTGTCGCCCTTGCCACCTTCCTCGAGGGTCTTGTAGGACAGCGGCCGGATCTTGCCGCCGACGATACAGAAGTGGCTTTGCTCGACGGTCTCGCCGGCCAGCAGCGCGGCGAGTCCCTCGGGACGCACAGTACCGTGATACAGGTAGCAATCCGTGCCTTGCGGCGAGAGCGTGAAGCGCGCGCGGCCGAGCAGGGTGCTGTCACGCTCGACCTGGTAGATGGCGGTGAAATTCGAGAGCACGTCGGCCCGGACAGCCGCGGGCAACAGTACCGCTGCAAGCGATAGCAGCGCCGCCGCGATTCTTTCCTTAGCCATGTTCCGTCTCCGTTTGCAGTATCTCCAGTTGCAGCGGTGCAGTCAGCGCGCGCCCGTCCAGCCAGACGGTGTCATCGCGCATCTGCAGGCGCCCGGCGCAGGCCCAGGCCAGCACCTCGGGGTAGATGACCTGTTCCACATCACGCATGACGCGCTCGGCCAGTGCCTCCGGGCTGTCACCCGGCTTTACCGGCACGCGTCCCTGCAGGATCACCGGTCCGCCATCCACCGCCTCGGTGACGAAGTGTACGCTGGCCCCGTGCCAGCGCTCGCCCGCGGCCAGCACGCGGGCGTGTGTGTTCAGTCCGGGATACTTGGGCAACAGCGATGGATGAATGTTCAGCAGCCTGCCACGGTAGCGCTGAACGAACTCTGAACCCAGGATGCGCATGAAGCCGGCCAGCGCGATGAAGTCGGGCCGGTGCCGGTCGATGGCCGTGGCCAGGGCGGCGTCGAAGGCCGCGCGATCCGGGTGGTCGCGATGGTTGACGACGGCGAGTGTGATCCCCGCAGCCTGTGCATGGACAAGACCGGCTGCCTCGGGGTTGTTGCTGATGACGGCCGCGATTTCGCCACGGATACGGCCGGCGCGCTGTGCCGCCAGGATCGCCTGCAGATTGCGTCCGGTGCCCGAGATCAGCACCACCAGACGACTCATCCGTGCACCGTGTCAGCTCAGGACGACCTGCGGCCGGTCATCCGGCTGCGCGATCACCTCGCCGATCAGCGCAGGCGACTCGCCGGCGGCGCGCAGCTGTGCCAGCGCGGCTTCGGCCTGCGCGGCGGGTACGATCGCCACCATGCCGATGCCGCAGTTGAAGGTGCGGTGCATTTCGGCTTCCTCCACACCGCCCTCGTGCTGCAGCCAGTCGAAGATGGCAGGCCGCGACCAGGCCTTGCGCTCGATGCGCACCGCCGTGCCGGCCGGCAGCACACGCGGGATGTTCTCCAGCAGCCCGCCGCCGGTGATGTGCGCCAGTGCGTGCACCGGCAGCTGCCGCATCAGCGCCAACAGCGGCTTCACGTAGATGCGCGTCGGCGCCAGCAGCGTGGCGCCGAGCGTGGAGTCGCCGAAGGGCTGGCCGAGGTCGTGGTCGCCGACCTCGAGGATCTTGCGGATCAGCGAATAGCCGTTGGAGTGCGGGCCGGAGGAGGCGAGCCCGATCACCGCGTCGCCGATGCCGACCTTACGGCCGTCGAGGATTTCGTCCTTCTCCACCACGCCGACGCAGAAGCCGGCGAGGTCGAAGTCGCCGAGCGCGTACATGCCCGGCATCTCGGCGGTCTCGCCGCCGATCAGCGCGCAGCCGGCCTGGCGGCAGCCCTCGGCGATGCCGCGGATCACGTCGGCAGCGGCACGGCGATCGAGCTTGCCGGTGGCGTAGTAGTCGAGGAAGAACAGCGGCTCGGCGCCCTGCACCAGCACGTCGTTGACGCACATCGCCACCAGGTCGATGCCGACGGTGTCGAAGCGGCGCAGCTGGATCGCGAGCTTGAGCTTGGTGCCGACGCCGTCGGTGCCGGACACCAGCACCGGCTGGCGGTAACGGCCCGGCGGAATCTCGAACAGCGCGCCGAAGCCGCCGAGTCCGCCCAGCACCTCGGGGCGGCGCGTGCTGGCCACCACCGCGCCGATGTCGTCCACCAGCGCGTCGCCCTCGTCGATGTCGACACCGGCATCGCGATAGCTGAGCGAAGGTTTCGGGCCGGGCTTGGGGCTGCGCATGCGGTGAGAGGTCTGGGGTTTTCGGGCTTGGCGCCGCTGTGGGTATGGTATTGTAGCACCCGCGTTTTGTCCGGCGGCCAGACACGTGTTGCCATGACCCGCTGCGAGTCTTTCCGCGCTTTTCTCCCGCTCCGCTGGCTGCTGCTGGTGCTGGTCGTGTGCGCGTGGCCGGCGCAGGCGGCGGTCATCGCGCCGCGCAACCTGTACGAAGGCGAGGTCCAGATCGATCCGCAGAACCCGCCGGCTCGCGATGCGCTGCTGCGCCAGGCGCTGGGCCAGGTGCTGGTGCGTGTGACCGGCGACCGCGACATCGCCAAGCGCAAGGCCGGCCTCGAGTTGATGAAGCTCGCCACGCGCCTGG
Encoded proteins:
- the purN gene encoding phosphoribosylglycinamide formyltransferase; protein product: MSRLVVLISGTGRNLQAILAAQRAGRIRGEIAAVISNNPEAAGLVHAQAAGITLAVVNHRDHPDRAAFDAALATAIDRHRPDFIALAGFMRILGSEFVQRYRGRLLNIHPSLLPKYPGLNTHARVLAAGERWHGASVHFVTEAVDGGPVILQGRVPVKPGDSPEALAERVMRDVEQVIYPEVLAWACAGRLQMRDDTVWLDGRALTAPLQLEILQTETEHG
- the apbC gene encoding iron-sulfur cluster carrier protein ApbC → MSQKPPIPGIQHIVAVASGKGGVGKSTVAANLALALAAEGRRVGVLDADIYGPSQPRMLGAEKAQLESPDGKRPHPVRAHGLQTMSIGYLVAEDTAMIWRGPMATQALHQLLNDTLWDRLDVLVVDLPPGTGDIHLSLVQKIPLSGAVIVTTPQDIALLDARKGLRMFQKVSVPVLGVIENMSTHVCSKCGHEEPIFGQGGGANLAAEEGIELLGQIPLDMRIREQADGGRPTVVAEPDSDVARRYREIARRLWAKLSQGGTAPPFPKITLEDD
- the dcd gene encoding dCTP deaminase, with amino-acid sequence MSIKSDQWIRRMAAQGMIEPYEPGQVRENGAGKIVSYGVSSYGYDVRCADEFKIFTNINSTIVDPKAFDAKSFVDFKGDCCVIPPNSFALARTVEYFRIPRNVLVICLGKSTYARCGIIVNVTPLEPEWEGHVTLEFSNTTPLPAKIYANEGVAQMLFLESDEVCETSYKDRGGKYQGQKGVTLPKT
- a CDS encoding DUF3108 domain-containing protein, with amino-acid sequence MAKERIAAALLSLAAVLLPAAVRADVLSNFTAIYQVERDSTLLGRARFTLSPQGTDCYLYHGTVRPEGLAALLAGETVEQSHFCIVGGKIRPLSYKTLEEGGKGDNYVLNFDWVNRVVRSDDGASRKLLADGVDPLSLQIALRKQLSDAGGSLPTRPISLVVVEEDKEKDYSFRVTGREALDTPLGRLEAIRLDRTDDSRKQLRLWLAPSLDYLPVRVERQRGKGAVMRLKIETLPDSPVD
- a CDS encoding DUF2066 domain-containing protein; protein product: MTRCESFRAFLPLRWLLLVLVVCAWPAQAAVIAPRNLYEGEVQIDPQNPPARDALLRQALGQVLVRVTGDRDIAKRKAGLELMKLATRLVQQYDYDRRPAPPVKGVTPPVPAPEIKVFRARFDAR
- the purM gene encoding phosphoribosylformylglycinamidine cyclo-ligase; the encoded protein is MRSPKPGPKPSLSYRDAGVDIDEGDALVDDIGAVVASTRRPEVLGGLGGFGALFEIPPGRYRQPVLVSGTDGVGTKLKLAIQLRRFDTVGIDLVAMCVNDVLVQGAEPLFFLDYYATGKLDRRAAADVIRGIAEGCRQAGCALIGGETAEMPGMYALGDFDLAGFCVGVVEKDEILDGRKVGIGDAVIGLASSGPHSNGYSLIRKILEVGDHDLGQPFGDSTLGATLLAPTRIYVKPLLALMRQLPVHALAHITGGGLLENIPRVLPAGTAVRIERKAWSRPAIFDWLQHEGGVEEAEMHRTFNCGIGMVAIVPAAQAEAALAQLRAAGESPALIGEVIAQPDDRPQVVLS